Within the Sulfurospirillum barnesii SES-3 genome, the region TGCTACCTGCTTCTTCACCGAAAATCACAAAATCGGTCTTTTTCGAGACACTTCCGCTCACTTTTGCGCCTAATTGCTCAAGCATTCCTTTTATCTCATCACGTGGTTTGCTCATAGAACCAGTCAGCACCACGGTTTTTCCTGTAAAAACAGACTCGGTTATCTCTAACTTTGAAGCAACAGGTTCAATCACCGCCATGAGTTCATAGGTTTCATCACGATTCACACGAATAAACTCCACCAAACTCTTTGCCATCTCCTCACCAAAACCCTCTAAGGCAATAATCGCTTCATAACCCGCTTCTAACCACTCCAACCCAAACGCACGTGCTATCTTCTTAGCCGCCACTTCGCCAATATGCTCAATGCCCAAAGCGTTGATGAATTTTTCTAAACTGACTTTCTTACTCTGCTCAATGGCTTCTAACAGATTGTCCGCTTTTTTCGCTTTAAAACCCTCTAATGCCAGCAATTGTTCACGCTTGAGTGCGTATAAATCCTTTACATGTAAAACCACGTTTTGCGCATAGAGTTGCTCAATGATTTTATCGCCAAGCCCATCAATATTAAGCGCTTTTTTAGATGCAAAGTGAATCATCGCCCCCACAACCCTCGCATCACACGAGAGATTTTGGCACTTAATGAGCGCACCCTCATCCAAAAGCTCACTCCCACACACAGGACAGCTTAACGGACGTTGTGGTGTTACTTCCGTGCCATTTCTGCGCTCCACTAAGACTTTAATAATCTTAGGAATAACATCGCCACTGCGAATGATAATGACACTGTCTCCTATGCGAATATCTTTGCGCTCTATCTCATCAAAATTGTGCAGTGTCGCTCGCTCCACCACCACACCCTCGATATTCACAGCCTCCACTTCTGCCACAGGTGTAACTACACCTGTACGCCCGACTTGAAGCGTGATGTCTTTAAGCTTTGTCACTTTTTCAATCGCAGGAAATTTGAACGCTACCATCCATTTAGGATACTTCACGGTATAGCCTAACTCTTCTTGCAAGCTTATATCATCAACTTTAACCACCATTCCATCCATCATCATCTCGATAGCATCACGGTTGGCAATCAGCTCATGGTAAAGCGTATGAACGTCTTGCACATTTTGCGTGACAACAATACGAGGTGGTTGTAAAAAACCAAGGCTGTAGACAAAGCTCATTTTTTGGCTTAAAAAGCTCTGTGTTAAGCTATTGACCCCAATGCCCCACGGATAAAACATAAGCTTACGTTTGGCTGTCACACTCGTATCTAACTGCCTAAGGCTTCCTGCAGCAGCATTTCTAGGATTGGCAAAGAGGGACTCATTGTTTTTTAAACGCTCGTCATTAAGGCGCTCAAAGTCCGCTTTTTTAATAACCACCTCACCTCGAATTTCAATCTCACCTTCATAAGCAATCTTTAAAGGAATAGAGCCAATGGTTTTAACATTTTGCGTGACATCCTCACCAATACTTCCATCGCCTCGGGTGATGGCTTGTTTGAGCATTCCATTTTCATAAATGAGGTTCAAACTTGCCCCATCAAATTTTGGTTCACAGTAGAAAGTAAAACGCTCTTTGACTTTTTTAACACGCTCTATCCACGCATCCAAATCGTGCTCATCAAAGACATCTTCCATGCTCCACATACGTGCCTTATGCGAGGCTTTCTCAAACCCTTCCAAGACCACACCGCCCACACGTTTTGTGGGACTACTCTCATCCGCAAAGAGTGGATTTTCCTGCTCATACTTTAAGACTTCATGATAGAGCCTATCATACTCTTCATCGCTGGCAATGGGCGCATCATCGACATAATAGGCTTTTGCCCATACTTTCAAAATCTCTAGTTTTTCAATATACTCTTGATGATTCATGCGAAATAACTGCTGTAAATGAGTTTTAAAAGGGTTAAACCCACCATGATTAAGAAAAAGGTACGAATGAACTTCACCTCTTTTTTAATCACCATATTAGAGCCGATATAAGCTCCTACAATTTGCCCAAAACCCATGAGCAAGCCCACGGCAAAAAGCACATTGCCACTCCAAAGAAAGACCACTAAAGAGACAATGTTGCTTGTAAAATTCATCACTTTGGTTTGTGCGGTTGCTTTTTTAAGGTTAAGCCCTAAAAGGCTCACGAGCGCTATCGTCCAAAACGTGCCCGTTCCTGGTCCAAAAAAACCATCGTAAAAGCCAAGTCCTATACCAAAGACCAAGAAAAAAAGATGATTGCCTAGATAAGCATGACGGTCGTTTTCGCCCATTTTAGGGGATAAAAGCGTGTAGATAAAAATACCCACCAACATCG harbors:
- a CDS encoding TSUP family transporter; translation: MEFEFYYYGIFLLTGLVAGFIDAIAGGGGIITIPVLLASGMPPHIALATNKLQGTFGSGMASINFIRKGFISWSEVMIGVLYTFIGAALGTYAILLMDATILAKIIPAMLVGIFIYTLLSPKMGENDRHAYLGNHLFFLVFGIGLGFYDGFFGPGTGTFWTIALVSLLGLNLKKATAQTKVMNFTSNIVSLVVFLWSGNVLFAVGLLMGFGQIVGAYIGSNMVIKKEVKFIRTFFLIMVGLTLLKLIYSSYFA
- the ligA gene encoding NAD-dependent DNA ligase LigA, encoding MNHQEYIEKLEILKVWAKAYYVDDAPIASDEEYDRLYHEVLKYEQENPLFADESSPTKRVGGVVLEGFEKASHKARMWSMEDVFDEHDLDAWIERVKKVKERFTFYCEPKFDGASLNLIYENGMLKQAITRGDGSIGEDVTQNVKTIGSIPLKIAYEGEIEIRGEVVIKKADFERLNDERLKNNESLFANPRNAAAGSLRQLDTSVTAKRKLMFYPWGIGVNSLTQSFLSQKMSFVYSLGFLQPPRIVVTQNVQDVHTLYHELIANRDAIEMMMDGMVVKVDDISLQEELGYTVKYPKWMVAFKFPAIEKVTKLKDITLQVGRTGVVTPVAEVEAVNIEGVVVERATLHNFDEIERKDIRIGDSVIIIRSGDVIPKIIKVLVERRNGTEVTPQRPLSCPVCGSELLDEGALIKCQNLSCDARVVGAMIHFASKKALNIDGLGDKIIEQLYAQNVVLHVKDLYALKREQLLALEGFKAKKADNLLEAIEQSKKVSLEKFINALGIEHIGEVAAKKIARAFGLEWLEAGYEAIIALEGFGEEMAKSLVEFIRVNRDETYELMAVIEPVASKLEITESVFTGKTVVLTGSMSKPRDEIKGMLEQLGAKVSGSVSKKTDFVIFGEEAGSKLDKAIELGVKTLSESELNGMIE